Proteins encoded within one genomic window of Ottowia sp. SB7-C50:
- the fabI gene encoding enoyl-ACP reductase FabI — MSNPSGFLAGKKLLITGVLSNRSIAYGIARACRHQGAELAFSYVGERFKDRITEFAAEFDSKLVFDCDVGSDEQIERMFTDLSKTWPTFDGFVHAIGFAPREAIAGNFFDGLSRENYRIAHDISAYSFPGMAKAALPYLSDKSALLTLSYLGALRAIPNYNTMGLAKASLEASVRFMAEALGGRGVRVNGISAGPIKTLAASGIKDFGKLLGYVASASPLRRNVTIDDVGNVAAFLLSDLAAGVTAEITYVDGGFSQTAGLSADMVG, encoded by the coding sequence ATGAGCAACCCCAGCGGCTTTCTGGCGGGCAAAAAACTGTTGATCACCGGCGTGTTGTCGAACCGGTCCATCGCCTATGGCATCGCGCGCGCCTGCCGCCACCAGGGCGCCGAGCTGGCTTTCAGCTACGTGGGCGAGCGCTTCAAGGATCGCATCACCGAGTTCGCGGCCGAGTTTGATTCGAAGCTGGTCTTCGACTGCGACGTCGGCAGCGACGAGCAGATCGAGCGCATGTTCACCGACCTCTCAAAGACCTGGCCGACGTTCGACGGCTTCGTGCACGCCATCGGCTTTGCGCCGCGCGAGGCCATCGCCGGCAATTTCTTCGACGGCCTGAGCCGCGAGAACTATCGTATCGCGCACGACATCAGCGCCTACAGCTTCCCCGGCATGGCCAAGGCCGCCCTGCCCTACCTGAGCGACAAGTCGGCGCTGCTCACCCTGTCGTACCTGGGCGCGCTGCGGGCGATCCCCAACTACAACACCATGGGCCTGGCCAAGGCCAGCCTGGAAGCCAGCGTGCGTTTCATGGCCGAGGCGCTGGGCGGCCGCGGTGTTCGTGTCAACGGCATTTCGGCCGGCCCGATCAAGACGCTGGCCGCCAGCGGCATCAAGGATTTCGGCAAGCTGCTCGGCTACGTGGCCAGCGCATCGCCGCTGCGCCGCAACGTCACCATCGACGACGTGGGCAACGTCGCGGCCTTCTTGCTGAGCGACCTGGCCGCCGGCGTGACGGCCGAGATCACCTACGTCGATGGCGGTTTCAGCCAGACGGCAGGCTTGAGCGCTGACATGGTGGGCTGA
- a CDS encoding LemA family protein, translating to MAILGWVLLAVLLVLCVYAVMLYNGLVTLKHNVAKAWANIDVVLKQRHDELPKLVETCKQFKQFEQQTLQRVIEARSRVHQARERHDVAALGEAEGALRTGLGRLFAVAEAYPELKSNQNFMQLQQRISSLEGLIADRREFYNESVNLNNVRIEQFPDALLARLFQFKPQPLLEFSATETADVDMKQLFG from the coding sequence ATGGCGATCTTGGGTTGGGTGCTGCTGGCGGTGCTGCTGGTGCTGTGCGTGTATGCCGTGATGCTGTACAACGGGCTGGTCACGCTCAAGCACAACGTGGCCAAGGCGTGGGCCAACATCGACGTGGTGCTCAAGCAGCGCCATGACGAATTGCCCAAGCTGGTCGAAACCTGCAAGCAGTTCAAGCAGTTCGAGCAGCAGACGCTGCAGCGCGTGATCGAGGCACGTTCGCGCGTGCACCAGGCGCGCGAGCGGCACGATGTGGCCGCCTTGGGCGAGGCCGAGGGCGCGCTGCGCACGGGCCTGGGCCGCCTGTTTGCCGTGGCCGAGGCCTACCCCGAACTCAAGAGCAACCAGAACTTCATGCAGCTGCAGCAGCGCATCAGCTCGCTCGAGGGGTTGATCGCCGACCGGCGCGAGTTCTACAACGAATCCGTCAATCTGAACAACGTGCGCATCGAGCAGTTTCCCGACGCGCTGCTGGCGCGCCTGTTCCAATTCAAGCCACAGCCGCTGCTGGAGTTCAGCGCGACCGAGACGGCTGACGTCGACATGAAGCAATTGTTCGGCTGA
- a CDS encoding DNA ligase, giving the protein MTALLATAHGGGAWAQRDAPALLLAGRYRPGIDLGDYWVSEKYDGVRGVWDGRQLTTRGGERVNAPDWFTHGWPATPMDGELWAGRGAFEHAQSTIGRAQAGDDAWRRMRFMVFDLPAHPGHFDERLAALRSTVAAIGQPWVVAVPQRKVADDAELQAWLRDVVRGGGEGLMLHRGASLYRAGRGDDLLKLKLHDDAEARVVGHLPGTGRHAGRLGALLVETPQGQRFRLGTGLTDAQREQPPPLGSWVTYRYRGLHAGSGLPRFASFVRVRSDEPRFRDVR; this is encoded by the coding sequence TTGACGGCGCTGCTGGCGACCGCGCATGGCGGCGGCGCCTGGGCGCAGCGCGATGCACCTGCGCTGCTGCTGGCGGGCCGCTATCGCCCCGGCATCGACCTGGGTGATTACTGGGTCAGCGAAAAATACGACGGCGTGCGTGGCGTGTGGGACGGCCGTCAGCTCACCACACGCGGCGGCGAACGCGTCAACGCGCCCGACTGGTTCACCCACGGCTGGCCCGCCACCCCGATGGACGGCGAGTTGTGGGCCGGGCGCGGCGCATTCGAGCACGCGCAATCCACGATCGGGCGCGCGCAGGCCGGCGACGACGCGTGGCGGCGCATGCGCTTCATGGTGTTCGACCTGCCCGCGCACCCCGGCCACTTCGACGAACGGCTGGCCGCGCTGCGCAGCACGGTGGCCGCCATCGGCCAACCGTGGGTGGTGGCCGTGCCACAGCGCAAGGTGGCCGACGATGCCGAACTGCAGGCGTGGCTGCGCGACGTGGTGCGCGGCGGCGGCGAAGGCCTGATGCTGCACCGCGGCGCGTCGCTGTACCGCGCCGGGCGCGGCGACGATCTGCTCAAGCTGAAGCTGCACGACGACGCCGAAGCCCGCGTCGTCGGCCACCTGCCGGGAACGGGCCGTCACGCGGGCCGGCTGGGCGCCCTGCTGGTCGAAACGCCGCAAGGCCAGCGCTTTCGCCTGGGCACCGGCCTGACCGACGCCCAGCGCGAGCAGCCGCCGCCCCTGGGCAGTTGGGTGACCTACCGGTATCGCGGACTGCACGCCGGCAGCGGCCTGCCGCGCTTCGCCAGTTTCGTGCGCGTGCGCAGCGACGAGCCACGCTTTCGCGACGTGCGCTGA
- a CDS encoding arginine/lysine/ornithine decarboxylase: MKFRFPIVIIDEDYRAENTSGFGIRALAAAIEAEGFEVVGATSYGDLSQFAQQQSRASAFILSIDDEELGGDPETDTAVQNLRNFIQEVRRKNEDVPIYLHGETKTSQHLPNDILRELHGFIHMFEDTPEFVAKHIIREAKAYLEGIQPPFFKALLDYAEDGSFSWHCPGHSGGVAFLKSPIGQMYHQFYGENMLRADVCNAVEELGQLLDHNGAIGESERNAARIFNADHAFFVTNGTSTSNKMVWHHTVAPGDVVVVDRNCHKSNLHAIIMTGAIPVFLKPTRNHFGIIGPIPKSEFEPETIKAKIRANPLLKHVDADKVKPRILTLTQSTYDGVLYDTEGIKTMLDGYVDNLHFDEAWLPHAAFHPFYGTYHAMGKKRPRPKQSVVYSTQSIHKLLAGISQASHVLVQDSQNVKLDRYLFNEAYLMHTSTSPQYSIIASCDVAAAMMEPPGGTAMVEESISEALDFRRAMRKVEEDFGKDDWWFTVWGPEKIATEGIGRSDDWIIKNGTAKKSWHGFGKLAPGFNMLDPIKATIVTPGLNLDGKFDKTGIPASIVTKFLAEHGVVVEKTGLYSFFIMFTIGITKGRWNTLLTALQQFKDDYDRNQPMWRIMPEFARAHRQYERMGLRDLCQHVHEMYAKYDIARLTTDMYLSELTPAMNPADAYACIARRQVERVEIDNLEGRVTVGLVTPYPPGIPLLIPGEVFNKKIVDYLKFSRDFAKLCPGFETDIHGLVEVEDEHGQMRYYADCVATSASPRLLAPVTDINDMIDTATDSPYASNF; this comes from the coding sequence ATGAAATTTCGTTTTCCCATCGTCATCATCGACGAAGACTACCGCGCCGAAAACACCTCGGGCTTTGGCATCCGCGCGCTGGCGGCCGCCATCGAGGCCGAGGGCTTCGAAGTGGTGGGCGCCACCAGTTATGGCGATTTGAGCCAGTTCGCGCAGCAGCAAAGCCGCGCCAGCGCGTTCATCCTGTCGATCGACGACGAGGAACTGGGCGGCGACCCCGAAACCGACACCGCCGTACAGAACCTGCGCAACTTCATCCAGGAAGTGCGGCGCAAGAACGAGGACGTGCCGATCTACCTGCACGGCGAGACCAAGACCAGCCAGCACCTGCCCAACGACATCCTGCGCGAGCTGCACGGCTTCATCCACATGTTCGAGGACACGCCGGAGTTCGTGGCCAAGCACATCATCCGCGAGGCCAAGGCGTATCTGGAAGGCATCCAGCCGCCGTTCTTCAAGGCGCTGCTGGACTATGCCGAGGACGGCTCGTTCTCGTGGCATTGCCCGGGGCATTCGGGCGGCGTGGCGTTTCTCAAATCGCCCATTGGCCAGATGTACCACCAGTTCTATGGCGAGAACATGCTGCGCGCCGACGTGTGCAACGCGGTGGAAGAACTGGGTCAGCTGCTGGACCACAACGGCGCCATTGGCGAATCCGAGCGCAACGCCGCGCGCATCTTCAACGCCGACCACGCGTTCTTCGTCACCAACGGCACGTCCACGTCCAACAAGATGGTGTGGCACCACACCGTCGCGCCGGGCGACGTGGTGGTGGTCGACCGCAATTGCCACAAGAGCAACCTGCACGCCATCATCATGACGGGCGCGATTCCGGTCTTTCTGAAGCCGACGCGCAACCACTTCGGCATCATCGGGCCGATTCCCAAAAGCGAGTTCGAGCCCGAGACGATCAAGGCCAAGATCCGCGCCAACCCGCTGCTCAAGCACGTTGACGCCGACAAGGTGAAGCCGCGCATCCTGACGCTGACGCAAAGCACCTACGACGGCGTGCTCTACGACACCGAGGGCATCAAGACCATGCTCGACGGCTACGTCGACAACCTGCACTTCGACGAAGCGTGGTTGCCGCACGCGGCCTTCCACCCGTTCTACGGCACCTATCACGCCATGGGCAAGAAGCGCCCGCGCCCCAAGCAGAGCGTGGTGTATTCCACGCAGTCCATCCACAAGCTGCTGGCCGGCATCAGCCAGGCCAGCCATGTGCTGGTGCAGGATTCGCAGAACGTCAAGCTGGACCGCTACCTGTTCAACGAGGCGTACCTGATGCACACCTCGACCAGCCCGCAGTACAGCATCATCGCCAGCTGCGACGTGGCCGCCGCCATGATGGAGCCGCCCGGCGGCACCGCGATGGTGGAAGAGAGCATCTCCGAAGCCCTGGACTTCCGCCGCGCCATGCGCAAGGTCGAAGAGGACTTCGGCAAGGACGACTGGTGGTTCACCGTCTGGGGGCCGGAGAAGATCGCCACCGAAGGCATTGGCCGCTCGGACGACTGGATCATCAAGAACGGCACGGCCAAGAAGAGCTGGCACGGCTTCGGCAAGCTGGCGCCGGGCTTCAACATGCTGGACCCGATCAAGGCCACCATCGTCACGCCGGGCCTCAACCTGGACGGCAAGTTCGACAAGACGGGCATTCCGGCCAGCATCGTCACCAAGTTCCTGGCCGAGCACGGGGTGGTGGTGGAGAAGACGGGCCTGTACAGCTTCTTCATCATGTTCACCATCGGCATCACCAAGGGCCGCTGGAACACGCTGCTGACGGCGCTGCAGCAGTTCAAGGACGACTACGACCGCAACCAGCCCATGTGGCGCATCATGCCGGAGTTTGCCCGCGCGCACCGGCAGTACGAACGCATGGGCCTGCGCGACCTGTGCCAGCACGTGCACGAGATGTACGCCAAGTACGACATCGCGCGCCTGACCACCGACATGTACCTGAGCGAGCTGACCCCGGCGATGAACCCGGCCGACGCCTACGCCTGCATCGCGCGCCGCCAGGTGGAGCGCGTGGAGATCGATAACCTGGAAGGCCGTGTCACCGTCGGCCTGGTCACGCCATACCCGCCCGGTATTCCGCTTCTGATCCCGGGTGAGGTGTTCAACAAGAAGATCGTCGACTACCTGAAGTTCTCGCGCGACTTCGCCAAGCTGTGCCCGGGCTTCGAAACCGACATCCACGGCCTGGTCGAAGTGGAGGACGAGCACGGCCAGATGCGCTACTACGCCGACTGCGTAGCCACCAGCGCCAGCCCCAGGCTGCTGGCCCCGGTCACCGACATCAACGACATGATCGACACCGCCACCGATTCGCCCTACGCCAGCAATTTCTGA
- a CDS encoding NAD(P)/FAD-dependent oxidoreductase has protein sequence MSVEHVDTVVIGAGVVGLAVARALAQSGREVMVLEAAEAFGTATSARNSEVIHAGIYYPPGSLKARLCVQGRDMLYAYCAARGVAHRRCGKLIVACNDVQVAELRAIEARARANGVSDLCWLGRAEALALEPQLDCQAALLSPSTGIIDSHGLMLSLLADLEHAGGLLAVHSKVNWLVALSDQGQPAIKLGVITADGDELELQARQVVNAAGLGAIALAHRTQGLAPQHRPPLPTRWAKGNYFTLSGRAPFSHLIYPVVERDSPSLGVHLTLDLGGQAKFGPDVQWQDSPDDYRVDASRADAFYDEVRRYWPGLPDAALQPAYAGIRPKLTGPGEPAADFVIQGPREHGVAGLVNLFGIESPGLTSCLAIADEVAGRWVVP, from the coding sequence ATGAGCGTGGAACACGTCGACACCGTCGTCATCGGCGCGGGCGTGGTCGGCCTGGCGGTGGCGCGCGCGCTGGCGCAGTCGGGGCGCGAGGTGATGGTGCTGGAAGCGGCCGAGGCCTTTGGCACCGCCACCAGCGCGCGCAACAGCGAGGTCATTCACGCCGGCATCTACTACCCGCCCGGGTCGCTGAAGGCGCGGCTGTGCGTGCAGGGCCGCGACATGCTGTATGCGTACTGCGCGGCGCGCGGCGTGGCGCACCGCCGCTGCGGCAAGCTCATCGTGGCGTGCAACGACGTCCAGGTAGCTGAACTGCGTGCCATCGAGGCGCGGGCGCGCGCCAATGGCGTGAGCGACCTGTGCTGGCTGGGCCGCGCCGAAGCGCTGGCGCTGGAGCCGCAACTGGACTGCCAGGCCGCGCTGCTGTCGCCCTCCACCGGCATCATCGACAGCCATGGCCTGATGCTGTCGCTGCTGGCCGACCTGGAACATGCGGGCGGCCTGCTGGCCGTGCATTCCAAGGTCAATTGGCTTGTAGCGCTGTCTGATCAAGGGCAACCAGCTATCAAATTGGGAGTGATTACGGCCGATGGCGATGAACTGGAATTGCAGGCGCGCCAGGTCGTCAACGCCGCCGGCCTGGGCGCCATCGCACTGGCACACCGCACGCAGGGCCTGGCGCCACAGCACCGCCCGCCGCTGCCCACGCGCTGGGCCAAGGGCAACTACTTCACGCTCAGCGGCCGCGCGCCGTTCAGCCACCTGATCTACCCGGTGGTCGAGCGCGATTCGCCCAGCCTGGGCGTGCACCTCACGCTCGATCTGGGCGGCCAGGCCAAGTTCGGCCCCGACGTGCAATGGCAGGACTCGCCGGACGACTACCGCGTCGACGCATCGCGCGCCGACGCCTTCTACGACGAAGTGCGCCGCTACTGGCCCGGCCTGCCCGACGCCGCGCTGCAACCCGCCTACGCCGGCATCCGGCCCAAGCTGACCGGCCCCGGCGAGCCGGCGGCCGACTTCGTCATCCAGGGGCCGCGCGAGCACGGCGTGGCGGGCCTGGTCAACCTGTTCGGGATCGAATCGCCGGGGCTGACGAGTTGTCTGGCCATTGCCGACGAGGTGGCGGGGCGCTGGGTTGTTCCGTGA
- a CDS encoding NfeD family protein → MAYSTWWWIITGALVALELVSGTFYLLMLSIGGVAGALAAHAGAPLTTQMVVAALVGGLAVVACYVVRRRRPGDPSPRAERSVNLDVGEIVQVDGWNADGTAQIRYRGAAWTVMHRPGTAPRPGPHRVAELVGSRLLVDPA, encoded by the coding sequence ATGGCCTATTCGACGTGGTGGTGGATCATCACCGGCGCATTGGTGGCGCTGGAACTGGTGAGCGGCACCTTTTACCTGCTGATGCTCTCCATCGGCGGCGTGGCCGGCGCGCTGGCCGCCCATGCGGGCGCCCCCTTGACCACGCAGATGGTGGTGGCCGCGCTGGTGGGTGGGCTGGCGGTCGTCGCCTGCTACGTGGTGCGCCGCCGCCGGCCGGGCGATCCGTCGCCGCGCGCCGAGCGCAGCGTCAACCTGGACGTGGGCGAAATCGTGCAGGTGGATGGCTGGAACGCCGACGGCACCGCGCAGATCCGCTATCGCGGTGCAGCGTGGACCGTCATGCACCGCCCCGGCACCGCACCCCGCCCTGGCCCGCACCGCGTGGCCGAACTGGTGGGCAGCCGCCTGCTGGTCGACCCGGCATAG
- a CDS encoding quinone-dependent dihydroorotate dehydrogenase, which produces MALLPYGLARPVLFGMDPETVHELTIDMLARGQGTPLQCAWAAPPVHDPVTLAGLTFPNRVGLAAGLDKNARAIDAFGAMGFGFVEVGTVTPLAQSGNPKPRMFRLPERQALINRLGFNNEGLDVFVRNVRSSRFHSDQRLTDKGERMILGLNIGKNAATPIERATDDYLLGLAGVYPYADYVTVNISSPNTKNLRDLQSDAALDALLSALKSRQRELAAEHGKQVPLFLKIAPDLDGDQVLAIADALRRHGIDGVIATNTTLSREAVAGLRHAEEAGGLSGAPVREASNRVVRQLRAALGKGFPIIGVGGILSGADAVAKVEAGADVVQIYTGLIYQGPGLVREAAQALATATPARAAR; this is translated from the coding sequence ATGGCCCTGCTCCCCTACGGTCTGGCGCGCCCCGTGCTGTTCGGCATGGATCCTGAAACGGTGCACGAACTCACCATCGACATGCTGGCGCGCGGCCAGGGCACGCCGCTGCAGTGCGCGTGGGCCGCGCCGCCCGTGCACGACCCGGTGACGCTGGCGGGCCTCACCTTTCCCAACCGCGTGGGGCTGGCGGCGGGCCTGGACAAGAACGCCCGCGCCATTGACGCCTTTGGCGCCATGGGTTTCGGTTTTGTCGAAGTCGGCACGGTGACGCCGCTGGCGCAGTCCGGCAACCCCAAGCCGCGCATGTTCAGGCTGCCCGAGCGGCAGGCCCTCATCAACCGCCTGGGCTTCAACAACGAGGGGCTGGACGTGTTCGTGCGCAATGTCCGAAGCTCCCGTTTTCATAGCGACCAGCGCTTGACTGACAAGGGCGAGCGCATGATTCTTGGCCTGAACATCGGCAAGAACGCAGCCACGCCGATCGAGCGCGCCACCGACGACTATCTGCTGGGCCTGGCCGGCGTCTACCCCTACGCCGACTACGTCACGGTCAACATCAGCAGCCCCAACACCAAGAACCTGCGCGACCTGCAAAGCGACGCCGCGCTGGACGCCCTGCTGTCGGCCCTGAAGTCGCGCCAGCGCGAACTGGCCGCCGAGCATGGCAAGCAGGTGCCGCTGTTCCTCAAGATCGCGCCCGACCTGGACGGCGACCAGGTGCTGGCCATTGCCGACGCCCTGCGCCGCCACGGCATCGACGGCGTGATCGCCACCAACACCACCCTGTCGCGAGAAGCCGTCGCCGGCCTGCGGCACGCCGAAGAGGCCGGCGGCCTGTCGGGCGCGCCCGTGCGCGAAGCCAGCAACCGCGTGGTGCGCCAGCTGCGCGCCGCGCTGGGCAAGGGCTTCCCGATCATCGGCGTGGGCGGCATCCTGAGCGGCGCGGATGCCGTGGCCAAGGTTGAAGCCGGTGCAGACGTGGTGCAGATCTACACCGGGCTCATCTACCAGGGACCGGGGCTGGTGCGTGAAGCGGCCCAGGCGCTGGCCACGGCCACGCCGGCCCGCGCAGCCCGATAG
- a CDS encoding DUF465 domain-containing protein: MFPEYRDLITRLKTEGTNHRFLHLFEKHNQLDHKISSLESHDAGGIHTEIETLKKEKLHIKDELYSLLRSEAAASK, translated from the coding sequence ATGTTTCCTGAATACCGCGACCTGATCACCCGCCTGAAGACAGAAGGCACCAACCACCGCTTTCTGCACCTGTTCGAAAAGCACAACCAGCTCGACCACAAGATTTCGTCGCTGGAATCGCACGATGCGGGTGGCATTCACACCGAGATCGAGACGCTGAAGAAGGAAAAGCTGCACATCAAGGACGAGCTGTATTCGCTGCTGCGCAGCGAAGCCGCGGCGTCCAAATAA
- a CDS encoding histone deacetylase family protein codes for MLCFVNPEQAQHAPRFEIFRGERVPCHEGPPRAAFVEQALREQGHVLRTPDVDSTPWLTQVHAPRYLDFLRGAWHDWLALDAANADRQPFPSVWPVRTLRSDVEPRNFIARLGLYSMDNGSPLSAGTWAAAKAAADCAASAARALGGGARAAFSASRPPGHHAGRDFMGGYCFINHAAVAAQALRDGGAARVAVLDVDYHHGNGTQSIFYDRADVLFCSIHGDPRTEYPFYLGHADETGVGEGAGYTLNLPLPAGSSAGTWFDALHTACARIERYGADALVVSLGLDTFVGDPISQFQLLKADFVRLGERLKRLGRPTAFVLEGGYAAAELGHNAAAVLQGFEA; via the coding sequence ATGCTGTGCTTCGTCAACCCCGAGCAGGCGCAGCACGCGCCGCGCTTTGAAATCTTTCGCGGCGAGCGCGTGCCCTGCCACGAAGGGCCGCCGCGCGCCGCCTTCGTCGAGCAGGCGCTGCGCGAACAGGGCCACGTGCTGCGCACGCCCGACGTCGACAGCACGCCCTGGCTGACGCAGGTGCATGCGCCGCGCTATCTCGACTTTCTGCGCGGCGCGTGGCACGACTGGCTGGCGCTGGACGCAGCCAACGCCGACCGCCAGCCGTTTCCGTCCGTCTGGCCGGTGCGCACGCTGCGCAGCGACGTCGAGCCGCGCAACTTCATCGCCCGCCTCGGGCTGTATTCGATGGACAACGGCTCGCCGCTCAGCGCCGGCACCTGGGCGGCGGCCAAGGCAGCGGCCGACTGCGCCGCCAGCGCGGCCCGGGCACTGGGTGGCGGCGCGCGTGCGGCCTTCAGCGCCAGCCGCCCGCCCGGCCACCACGCGGGCCGCGACTTCATGGGCGGCTACTGCTTTATCAACCACGCCGCCGTGGCCGCGCAGGCCCTGCGCGACGGCGGCGCGGCGCGCGTGGCGGTGCTGGACGTGGATTACCACCACGGCAACGGCACGCAAAGCATCTTCTACGACCGCGCCGACGTGCTGTTCTGCAGCATCCATGGTGACCCGCGCACCGAATACCCGTTCTACCTGGGCCACGCCGATGAAACCGGCGTGGGCGAGGGCGCCGGCTACACCCTGAACCTGCCGCTGCCCGCCGGCAGCAGCGCAGGCACCTGGTTCGACGCGCTGCATACCGCCTGCGCGCGCATCGAGCGCTACGGCGCCGATGCCCTGGTGGTATCGCTGGGCCTGGACACGTTCGTGGGCGATCCCATCAGCCAGTTTCAGCTTCTCAAGGCAGACTTCGTGCGCCTGGGCGAGCGGCTGAAGCGCCTGGGCCGGCCCACCGCCTTCGTGCTGGAAGGCGGTTACGCGGCGGCCGAACTGGGCCACAACGCAGCCGCCGTGTTGCAAGGATTTGAGGCATGA
- a CDS encoding SPFH domain-containing protein yields the protein MEIALILLIVAVIFITRSVKVVPQQNAWVVERLGKYHTTLSPGLNFLVPFIDRVAYKHSLKEIPMDVPSQVCITRDNTQLQVDGVLYFQVTDPMRASYGSSNYIMAITQLAQTTLRSVIGKLELDKTFEERDIINAKVVEAIDEAALNWGVKVLRYEIKDLTPPAEILRSMQAQITAEREKRAVIATSEGRRQEEINLAEGQKQAAIAKSEGEKQAAINTAQGQAAAITEVATATAVAVARVGAAIRQPGGEQAVQLKVAEKAVEAYSQLAAQAKTTLVVPSNMTEVSALITSAMKMVQAGQANPSPTDRA from the coding sequence TTGGAAATCGCCCTGATTCTTCTCATCGTCGCCGTCATCTTCATCACCCGCTCGGTCAAGGTGGTGCCACAGCAGAACGCGTGGGTGGTCGAGCGCCTGGGCAAGTACCACACCACGCTGTCGCCCGGCCTCAACTTTCTGGTGCCCTTCATCGACCGCGTGGCTTACAAGCACAGCCTGAAGGAAATCCCGATGGACGTGCCCAGCCAGGTCTGCATCACGCGCGACAACACCCAGCTGCAGGTGGACGGCGTGCTGTACTTCCAGGTCACCGACCCGATGCGCGCCAGCTATGGCTCCAGCAACTACATCATGGCCATCACCCAGCTGGCGCAGACCACGCTGCGCAGCGTGATCGGCAAGCTGGAGCTGGACAAGACCTTTGAGGAGCGCGACATCATCAACGCCAAGGTGGTCGAAGCGATCGACGAAGCGGCGCTGAACTGGGGCGTGAAGGTGCTGCGCTACGAGATCAAGGACCTGACGCCGCCGGCCGAAATCCTGCGCTCGATGCAGGCGCAGATCACCGCCGAGCGGGAAAAGCGCGCCGTCATCGCCACGTCGGAAGGCCGCCGCCAGGAAGAAATCAACCTGGCCGAAGGCCAGAAGCAGGCCGCCATCGCCAAGTCGGAGGGCGAAAAACAGGCCGCCATCAACACCGCGCAAGGCCAGGCCGCCGCCATCACCGAAGTCGCCACCGCCACCGCCGTGGCCGTGGCGCGCGTCGGCGCCGCCATCCGCCAGCCGGGCGGCGAACAGGCGGTGCAACTGAAGGTGGCCGAAAAAGCCGTCGAAGCCTACAGCCAGCTCGCCGCCCAGGCCAAGACCACGCTGGTCGTGCCCAGCAACATGACTGAAGTGTCGGCGCTGATCACCTCGGCCATGAAGATGGTGCAGGCTGGGCAGGCCAACCCCTCGCCTACCGATCGCGCTTGA